From one Streptomyces sp. R41 genomic stretch:
- the carB gene encoding carbamoyl-phosphate synthase large subunit, with protein sequence MPKRTDIQSVLVIGSGPIVIGQAAEFDYSGTQACRILRAEGLRVILVNSNPATIMTDPEIADATYVEPITPEFVEKIIAKERPDALLPTLGGQTALNTAISLHEAGTLEKYGVELIGANVEAINKGEDRDLFKDVVEAVRRKIGHGESARSVICHSMDDVLGGVETLGGYPVVVRPSFTMGGAGSGFAHDEEELRRIAGQGLTLSPTTEVLLEESILGWKEYELELMRDKHDNVVVVCSIENFDPMGVHTGDSITVAPAMTLTDREYQILRDIGIAVIREVGVDTGGCNIQFAVNPEDGRVIVIEMNPRVSRSSALASKATGFPIAKIAAKLAVGYTLDEIPNDITEQTPASFEPTLDYVVVKAPRFAFEKFPSADSTLTTTMKSVGEAMAIGRNFTEALQKALRSLEKKGSQFTFVGEPGEKKLLLEEAVRPTDGRINSVMQAIRAGATPEEVFEATKIDPWFVDQLFLIKEIADELAAADKLDPELLAEAKRHGFSDVQIAEIRGLREDVVREVRHALGVRPVYKTVDTCAAEFAAKTPYFYSSYDEETEVAPREKPAVIILGSGPNRIGQGIEFDYSCVHASFALSDAGYETVMVNCNPETVSTDYDTSDRLYFEPLTLEDVLEIVHAESLAGPIAGVIVQLGGQTPLGLAQALKDNGVPVVGTSPEAIHAAEDRGAFGRVLAEAGLPAPKHGTATTFAEAKAIADEIGYPVLVRPSYVLGGRGMEIVYDETRLSSYIAESTEISPSRPVLVDRFLDDAIEIDVDALYDGEELYLGGVMEHIEEAGIHSGDSACALPPITLGGFDIKRLRASTEAIARGVGVRGLINIQFAMAGDILYVLEANPRASRTVPFTSKATAVPLAKAAARISLGATIAELRAERLLPAVGDGGELPLDAPISVKEAVMPWSRFRDIHGRGVDTVLGPEMRSTGEVMGIDSVFGTAYAKSQAGAYGPLPTKGRAFISVANRDKRSMIFPARELVAHGFELLATSGTAEVLKRNGINATVVRKQSEGEGPNGEKTIVQLIHDGHVDLIVNTPYGTGGRLDGYDIRTAAVARSVPCLTTVQALAAAVQGIDALNHGDVGVRSLQEHAEHLTAARD encoded by the coding sequence GTGCCTAAGCGCACCGATATCCAGTCCGTCCTGGTCATCGGCTCCGGCCCGATCGTCATCGGCCAGGCCGCCGAGTTCGACTACTCCGGCACCCAGGCGTGCCGCATCCTGCGCGCCGAGGGCCTGAGGGTCATCCTGGTCAACTCCAACCCGGCGACGATCATGACCGACCCGGAGATCGCCGACGCGACGTACGTCGAGCCGATCACCCCGGAGTTCGTCGAGAAGATCATCGCCAAGGAGCGCCCGGACGCGCTCCTGCCCACCCTGGGTGGCCAGACGGCGCTCAACACCGCCATCTCACTGCACGAGGCCGGGACCCTCGAGAAGTACGGCGTCGAGCTGATCGGCGCCAACGTCGAGGCGATCAACAAGGGCGAGGACCGCGACCTCTTCAAGGATGTCGTCGAGGCCGTCCGCCGGAAGATCGGCCACGGCGAGTCGGCACGCTCGGTCATCTGCCACTCGATGGACGACGTGCTGGGGGGCGTCGAGACGCTCGGCGGCTACCCGGTCGTCGTCCGCCCCTCCTTCACCATGGGCGGCGCCGGATCCGGCTTCGCGCACGACGAGGAGGAGCTGCGCCGCATCGCCGGGCAGGGCCTGACGCTGTCGCCGACCACCGAGGTGCTCCTGGAGGAGTCCATCCTCGGCTGGAAGGAGTACGAGCTGGAGCTGATGCGCGACAAGCACGACAACGTCGTGGTCGTCTGCTCCATCGAGAACTTCGACCCGATGGGTGTGCACACCGGTGACTCGATCACCGTCGCCCCGGCGATGACGCTGACCGACCGCGAGTACCAGATCCTGCGCGACATCGGCATCGCGGTCATCCGCGAGGTCGGCGTGGACACGGGTGGCTGCAACATCCAGTTCGCGGTGAACCCCGAGGACGGTCGCGTGATCGTCATCGAGATGAACCCGCGCGTGTCCCGCTCCTCGGCCCTCGCCTCCAAGGCGACCGGCTTCCCGATCGCCAAGATCGCCGCGAAGCTCGCCGTGGGCTACACGCTGGACGAGATCCCGAACGACATCACCGAGCAGACTCCGGCGTCCTTCGAGCCGACGCTCGACTACGTCGTCGTCAAGGCGCCGCGGTTCGCCTTCGAGAAGTTCCCGTCGGCGGATTCGACCCTGACGACCACCATGAAGTCGGTCGGCGAGGCCATGGCGATCGGCCGCAACTTCACCGAGGCGCTGCAGAAGGCGCTGCGGTCACTGGAGAAGAAGGGCTCGCAGTTCACGTTCGTGGGCGAGCCCGGCGAGAAGAAGCTTCTCCTCGAGGAGGCCGTACGGCCGACCGACGGGCGCATCAACTCCGTCATGCAGGCCATCCGCGCGGGCGCCACGCCCGAGGAGGTCTTCGAGGCGACGAAGATCGACCCGTGGTTCGTCGACCAGCTGTTCCTGATCAAGGAGATCGCGGACGAACTGGCCGCCGCCGACAAGCTCGACCCCGAGCTGCTGGCCGAGGCCAAGCGGCACGGCTTCTCCGACGTGCAGATCGCCGAGATCCGCGGGCTGCGCGAGGACGTCGTGCGCGAGGTGCGGCACGCGCTGGGCGTGCGCCCGGTGTACAAGACGGTCGACACGTGCGCCGCCGAGTTCGCGGCCAAGACGCCGTACTTCTACTCCTCCTACGACGAGGAGACGGAGGTCGCGCCCCGCGAGAAGCCCGCGGTCATCATCCTGGGCTCCGGCCCGAACCGGATCGGCCAGGGCATCGAGTTCGACTACTCCTGCGTCCACGCCTCCTTCGCGCTCAGCGACGCGGGCTACGAGACCGTGATGGTCAACTGCAACCCCGAGACCGTCTCCACCGACTACGACACCTCCGACCGCCTGTACTTCGAGCCGCTGACGCTCGAAGACGTGCTGGAGATCGTCCACGCGGAGTCGCTGGCCGGTCCGATCGCGGGTGTCATCGTGCAGCTCGGCGGGCAGACCCCGCTGGGCCTGGCGCAGGCGCTCAAGGACAACGGCGTGCCGGTCGTCGGTACGTCCCCCGAGGCGATCCACGCCGCCGAGGACCGCGGCGCCTTCGGGCGGGTCCTCGCGGAGGCCGGTCTCCCTGCCCCCAAGCACGGCACCGCCACCACCTTCGCCGAGGCCAAGGCCATCGCCGACGAGATCGGCTACCCCGTCCTCGTACGGCCCTCGTACGTGCTCGGCGGGCGCGGAATGGAGATCGTGTACGACGAGACGCGGCTGTCCTCGTACATCGCCGAGTCGACCGAGATCAGCCCCTCCCGGCCCGTCCTGGTCGACCGGTTCCTCGACGACGCGATCGAGATCGACGTCGACGCCCTGTACGACGGCGAGGAGCTCTACCTCGGCGGCGTCATGGAGCACATCGAGGAGGCCGGCATCCACTCCGGCGACTCGGCGTGCGCGCTGCCGCCGATCACGCTCGGCGGGTTCGACATCAAGCGGCTGCGGGCGTCCACGGAGGCCATCGCTCGCGGAGTGGGCGTGCGCGGACTGATCAACATCCAGTTCGCGATGGCCGGGGACATCCTGTACGTCCTCGAAGCCAACCCGCGTGCCTCGCGCACGGTCCCCTTCACCTCGAAGGCGACCGCGGTGCCGCTGGCGAAGGCCGCCGCCCGGATCTCGCTCGGCGCGACCATCGCCGAACTGCGCGCCGAGAGGCTGCTGCCGGCGGTCGGAGACGGCGGCGAACTGCCTCTGGACGCGCCGATCTCCGTCAAGGAGGCCGTCATGCCGTGGTCGCGCTTCCGCGACATCCACGGGCGTGGCGTGGACACCGTCCTCGGCCCGGAGATGCGCTCCACCGGTGAAGTCATGGGCATCGACTCGGTGTTCGGGACGGCGTACGCCAAGTCGCAGGCGGGCGCGTACGGTCCGCTGCCGACCAAGGGCCGTGCCTTCATCTCGGTCGCCAACCGCGACAAGCGCTCGATGATCTTCCCGGCGCGCGAACTCGTCGCCCACGGGTTCGAGTTGCTCGCCACGTCCGGCACGGCCGAAGTGCTCAAGCGCAACGGCATCAACGCCACGGTCGTGCGCAAGCAGAGCGAGGGCGAGGGCCCGAACGGCGAGAAGACCATCGTCCAGCTCATCCACGACGGCCACGTCGACCTCATCGTCAACACGCCGTACGGCACCGGTGGCCGCCTCGACGGCTACGACATCCGTACGGCCGCCGTGGCCCGGTCCGTGCCGTGCCTGACGACGGTCCAGGCGCTCGCCGCCGCCGTCCAGGGCATCGACGCGCTCAACCACGGTGACGTGGGCGTGCGCTCACTCCAGGAACACGCCGAGCATCTGACCGCGGCCCGCGACTAG